From the genome of Chelmon rostratus isolate fCheRos1 chromosome 1, fCheRos1.pri, whole genome shotgun sequence, one region includes:
- the mns1 gene encoding meiosis-specific nuclear structural protein 1 gives MSRNWTYNEQRRLMSQRQSQEERRQQEARRLDRERQMQASLRDEESHERRRYLRQVQEEVKERQVESALLKAEEDRINREKQLEQEERIAKELARINYETQREEKMRQYIKENSLELRELESKLRSAYLNKERAAQIAEQEAMKFKTMREEADFARKMKSEHEQTAIEQQKLEQKRHEELVQYQRQLEQQLMEKERKRQEAYEEFLKEKLMVDEIVRKIYEEDQMERQLKLEKVRATQQHIEEFKRQQAEWRRMEQEKMEAENRRIVEFVSRREHEEKTRMAKIRERDEAKEHLLKLLSAKMEEERQQHEDMERVREEHYFEEREEANRQREIEEMEKKIRQRLMMQRTCQEQMAFKEMRIRAEKEEEEAFRKMMMAKFAEDDRIEQMNAQKRRMKQLEHKREVEKLIEGKRRQREADMELEAKERAIEQEREALRRRIVEEERQQLLKHHATRLLGYLPKGLLREDDLEHFDEDFRKNFKARQADVLSEDGWEDDD, from the exons ATG AGTCGGAACTGGACCTACAACGAGCAGCGGAGGTTGATGTCTCAGCGGCAGAGCCAGGAGGAGCGCAGGCAGCAGGAGGCCCGGCGTTTGGACAGAGAGCGGCAGATGCAGGCCAGTCTGCGGGACGAGGAGAGCCATGAGAGGCGGAGATATCTGCGACAGGTGCAGGAAGAAGTCAAGGAGAGGCAGGTGGAGAGTGCACTGCTGAAG gcagaggaggacagaataaacagagaaaagcaacttGAACAAGAGGAGAGAATAGCTAAAGAGCTGGCCCGCATCAATTACGAGAcgcaaagagaggagaagatgagACAGTATATTAAAGAGAACAG CTTGGAGCTTCGAGAGTTGGAGTCAAAACTGAGATCTGCATATCTGAATAAGGAAAGAGCTGCACAGATTGCTGAGCAGGAGGCTATGAAGTTTAAGACAATG CGTGAGGAGGCAGACTTTGCTCGTAAGATGAAGAGCGAACATGAGCAAACGGCCATTGAGCAGCAGAAGCTGGAGCAGAAACGCCACGAGGAGCTGGTGCAGTATCAGagacagctggagcagcagctcatGGAGAAGGAGCGCAAGAGACAAGAGGCATACGAGGAGTTCCTCAAAGAGAAGCTCATGGTTGATGAGATTGTCAGGAAGATTTACGAGGAGGATCAGAT GGAGAGACAGCTGAAACTGGAGAAAGTCAGAGCCACTCAGCAGCACATTGAAGAATTTAAGAGACAGCAGGCCGAGTGGAGACGCATGGAGCAAGAAAAGATGGAGGCCGAGAACAGACGCATCGTGGAGTTTGTGAGCCGTCGAGAACACGAGGAGAAGACCAGGATGGCTaagatcagagagagagacgaagcAAAGGAGCATCTTCTTAAATTA CTATCTGCGAAgatggaagaggagaggcagcagcaTGAAGACATGGAGCGAGTCCGTGAGGAACATTATTTCGAAGAACGAGAAGAGgctaacagacagagagaaatt gaagagatggagaagaaaatCCGACAGAGGCTGATGATGCAGCGGACCTGCCAGGAGCAGATGGCTTTCAAAGAGATGCGGATCcgggcagagaaagaggaagaggaggcctTTAGGAAAATGATGATGGCCAAGTTTGCAGAGGACGATCGGATAGAGCAGATGAATGCCCAGAAACGACGCATGAAGCAACTTGAGCACAAACGCGAGGTGGAGAAACTGATAGAGGGCAAGAGACGGCAGCGTGAGGCTGACATG GAACTCGAGGCTAAAGAAAGAGCGAttgagcaggagagggaggcgCTGCGTAGACGGATAGttgaagaggagaggcagcaaCTTCTTAAACATCACGCAACAAGACTCCTTGGATACCTTCCAAAG GGTTTACTCCGTGAAGATGACCTGGAGCACTTTGATGAGGACTTCAGAAAAAACTTTAAAGCGCGTCAGGCAGACGTCCTCTCTGAAGACGGCTGGGAAGACGATGATTAG